The window GGGTAGCATCTGGCAgcctccccatttgggacatCGCTTAATTGATGGGGAATCTGGGCTGAACCAGATGTGGCTGGGGACCCGCTTTGGCGGTTGCTGCAGAGGTTTCTGGTCCTTACCACTCCCATTAGCCTATGGGGCAGTGATCCTGGAGGTGGGGGCTCGGGGTAGGGCCAAGAAGTGAGCTCAAATGGCCCAGCCCTAAACCAGGAGCAAGGAGGACCTGGTTTAGCTGCGCTCTTTGGGATCCCAGGCCTCGGGCCTGCCAACTTGGGTGCGCCACCACCGTCCCCACCCTGATTTGTGCAGGGCGGCAGCGGCGGGTCCTGAGCCTGCTGGGCTGTGCGGCAGCAGGTGTGTTCCTGGGCGCTGGGCTCATGCACATGGCAGCTGAGGCCCTGGAAGGGATTGAAATGGAGATCGAGAGCTACAGGCTGCaggtgggtgggggaaagggagggagtgctTGAAACTGGTTCACGGCTGCAAGATAGGGGACCTGTGCAGGACGGGACAGGGCTAGCCGGGACGAGGtgcgggggtggggacagggcatCAGTCCaggagtagtggtagtaatagtatttattaagctcttactgtgtgcgcggcactgcaagggagggaatgacacatgatccctggccttcaGGGCATCCAGGGCGGCCCCATCTGACCCACTCCCTTTTCCAGACTTGCTCTCCCTTGCTGCCTCGGGGTCGGCCGTCAGGCTGATCCAGACTGCTGTGGCATGGGAACCAAGGTTCCTTGGGGGGCTGCTGGGACTCGTAGTCCCCAAAGTCCCTGGAGATGGTGCTTGCTGAAACAATCCACGCCAGTGCTGCTGTGCCCCAGCCATTCTGCTCAGGGTTACTGACTCTCCAACCCAGTCCTCTCCGGGCCTGGGGAGCACCCAAAAACTTGAGAGGGCCCTCTAGTTCTGTACCACTTGTGAGGTAGGAGCAAGATCTTGAAGCCAGTGGAGGGAGTGGGGTAGGGTGAGCCCAAAAAGCTGGACAGAAGTCAGTGGCTCCAAGATGTAGAGGGCCTGGGCCAGGTGAGGAACAACGAGCAAGCGGGGCAGTGGCTTGGGCTGGGAAGTTTCCTCCTTCAGTGTTGTAtgtacccccccacccctccccaccccattccccacccccaggttGACTATTCCCAGAACGGGACGGACGTCGGGGGGAGTTCTTCCAGCACCGCCGACCCTGCTGAGGTGAGATCCCTGAGATTCAGCCTGAGCCCCTGGACCGAATGTCTCTGGGTCCCCTGGCCGTGGTCTCGGCCACAGCCTCCTCCGTTTCCCTGCTCTCCTGGCCCTGAGTTGATTACTTCTCCGGTGTGCCCCTGAAGCCTCTCCCAGTGcctcccccgtccttccccctgccctccagccCCTCAGAGCCCCCCTCGTCTGCCCCGCAGGTGCGCTACCCATTCGGGGAGCTGGTCATTTCACTGGGCTTCTTCCTGGTCTTCTTGTTGGAGTCGCTGGCCCTGCAGTGCTGCCCCAGAGGGGCTGCAGCCCCGGAGGGGATCTGGGGGAACCCCGAAGCCCCGAGCCCCTGCGGCCACGGTCCCCTGCCCGCCCCTGCCCGAGGGTCCCTGCGGGCCCTAGTGCTGCTGCTGTCGCTGTCGCTGCACTCGCTGTTCGAGGGGCTGGCAGTGGGGCTTCAGCCCACCGTGCTCACCACCTTGCAGCTGTGCCTGGCGGTGCTGGCACACAAGGGGCTGGTGGTGTTCGGGGTGGCGCTGCGGCTGGCGCGGGAGGGCACGGGCCCTCGCTGGGCCCTGCTCTGCGTGCTGCTGCTGGCCCTCATGACCCCACTGGGCCTGGCGCTGGGGCTAGCCGTGGCCGGGGGCGCTCTCGGGGGGACTCGGATGCTGACCCAGGCTGTGCTGGAGGGCGTGGCGGCGGGCACTTTCCTGTACGTCACCTTCCTGGAGATTCTGCCCCAGGCTCTGGCCTCCCCCGAGCCCGCCCTCGCCAAGTGGGGCTGTGTGGCAGGTGGCTTCGCCTTCATGGCTATCGTTGCCGTATGGGCTTGAGGTGGCGCCCGCCAGTCCCCAGCCCAGACCAGGAGCCTCCTGCCCCGGCCCAGCTCCGGAGTCAAGGACGAGACACtctgggagggggcaggtgggagggacTGTCTTTTCCCCCTGGAGCTGGGGCCCCTCTCCTACACCCCTCCCCTAGCTGCGTCTGTTATAATAAACTCCGATGGCCAGTCCTCCTCTGGTCCTTTTGTGTTTTCTGGGAGAGCCTTCAGCCAACCTGGCAtgctgaggtggagggggaagagggcttggACACGGCCAGACCGGAGCAGCGGTGggacctggaggaaagagcacgggcctggcagtcaggagagctGGCCTACTGTGGCCTGCCTGTAGCCTACTGTGTCTCTTTGGGCCAGCCGTTTACTTCCTCTGAGGCTTGGGAAAAGAAGGGTTgaataaatacccgttctccctctcccttagtctgtgagtcccttatggggtCCCCGGGGTTTGTGGGAGCGAAGTTAGATTGGGCGTCCAAGAGAACTGGGGCCATTTCCGGAGATGGGACTCGGGATGGGAGACGCGGGATCGGGAATTCTCCGGGAATCCACCGGGAATCCACCGGGAATCCAACCCGACGGGCTCCGTCCAAGAGGTGCTGTTTAAGAGGGCGGCCAGCAGGCGGCGCCCAGAAGCCGTCCCCGGGCAGCCTCAGCCTTGGGCGAAAGCGGCTGGACCTGCCTTGGAATTGTTTTTCCATAAATTCTATCCAGGTGACACGAGAGGAGCCTCGCTTGGGTCGTGCGCGACCCGGCAGTGGGGTAAGGTTTGCGGGGACAGACTGGCAAAGATGGACGCGGGCACCGATTCTTCTATGCACTTTATTTCTATGGGGGATGTGTGGGGGCTCACTGGAGGAATTCTCATCCCCCCGCCAGAAAGCCCCCCACGATGTGGTCAATAACCCCGTGGTTCCCTCCACATTTCTCAAGCAGCATTAGGCAGGGgtgcagccccttccccactccatacACACTGAAAGCTATGCAGGTTAGTGCAGCCAAGCAGCCCCCAGTCCCCAGGCCCTCCCCTGCACAGTCCTActcacttccccctcccatctgccCTCACCCTCTGGCCTTCTTGACCCAGCCTGGGGCAAGCGGTACTTCCTCCTCAGTAGTCTCCTAgcactcttcccctccaccccccagccccaaccacGCACATACTAATGCAACctcgctcccctctccctttccatggaGGCTGATAGCCATTAGCCTCCTCCTCTCAGCTCCGGGGataccttccccttttcccctgttGGTTGGTGGCAACAGGGCACTTCCTGAATCAGAGGCTCCAGAATACTACAGGGGGCAAGCAGACCCCCACCTCCTGATTCTCCACCACAGAGGGGGAAACATCTTAGGGAAAGATCTTGGGGCTTCTCCTTTGGGGTCACAAGTTAGAGGTCAGGGTTGGGGATCCATCCAATCAAAGGTCAAGGTCTGAGGCCCAGGGTATGAGACCGTCTCCTGggggcccgcccccaccccccttgctctctcccccccGAGCCCCgtgctggaggggaggagggggaaggggggttcAGCAGGAGACCTCCATAGTgggtcccggggggagggggccggactcGCTGCTCTGGGACAGcgtgcgggagcgggagcgggagccgtCGATGGAAGTTGCGCTGGTCAGCGAGGCGGTGCGGGAGCGGGACAGACGCGTCATACAGGACGAGGCCACTGTAGTGAGGGAAGGTCAGGGGTCACGGATTGGGGGCGCTGAACAAGGGGACCGGGTCACGGATGGGGAGCTggttgggaggatggtggtagagTTCCATGTGTAAGTGGGCAGAtgttcctcccacttccccttttctctggtcctcccactccctgctggttGGCCTCACTACAAAGGAGCTAGTCCCTCCCCAGTCTTAGGCCAGGGACACTGCAAGAGATGAGCCCTGGCCAACTGGACCATCTGCTGTCTTGTGGTCCCCCTCTGGC is drawn from Ornithorhynchus anatinus isolate Pmale09 chromosome 13, mOrnAna1.pri.v4, whole genome shotgun sequence and contains these coding sequences:
- the SLC39A2 gene encoding zinc transporter ZIP2, which codes for MEPLLGVKIGCSLALLTLTLLCGLIPIRCKWFQIHAASGRQRRVLSLLGCAAAGVFLGAGLMHMAAEALEGIEMEIESYRLQVDYSQNGTDVGGSSSSTADPAEVRYPFGELVISLGFFLVFLLESLALQCCPRGAAAPEGIWGNPEAPSPCGHGPLPAPARGSLRALVLLLSLSLHSLFEGLAVGLQPTVLTTLQLCLAVLAHKGLVVFGVALRLAREGTGPRWALLCVLLLALMTPLGLALGLAVAGGALGGTRMLTQAVLEGVAAGTFLYVTFLEILPQALASPEPALAKWGCVAGGFAFMAIVAVWA